Proteins co-encoded in one Planctomycetota bacterium genomic window:
- a CDS encoding NAD-dependent epimerase/dehydratase family protein yields MKILVTGGAGFIGSHVVDALVASGHAVSVLDDLSTGSRGNLPPHVPLHVADVADADAVAEIFGRQRPDAVCHQAAQMSVSRSVREPAFDARVNCLGTINVLAAAAATGCRRVVFASSGGVLYGEVIAPAPEETPADPVSPYGITKWVGERYLGFFAREHGLTTVALRYSNVYGPRQNPHGEAGVVAIFLNRWLAGQPATINGDGRYVRDYVHVADVARANVLALTAGAEVVAPGTLTAFNVGTGIGVDVVMLEQRLRAAFEGLPHRAAAPRPAPTPLHGPPRAGDLRSNLVDPGRAGRLLGWRPTVDLDSGLAETAAWFADRAGA; encoded by the coding sequence ATGAAGATCCTCGTCACCGGCGGCGCCGGGTTCATCGGCAGCCACGTCGTCGACGCCTTGGTCGCCTCCGGGCACGCGGTGAGCGTTCTCGACGACCTGTCGACCGGGAGCCGCGGCAATCTGCCGCCCCACGTGCCCCTCCACGTGGCCGACGTCGCCGACGCCGACGCCGTCGCGGAGATCTTCGGCCGCCAGCGCCCCGACGCCGTCTGCCACCAGGCGGCACAGATGTCGGTGAGCCGCTCGGTGCGCGAGCCGGCGTTCGACGCGCGGGTCAACTGCCTGGGGACGATCAACGTCCTCGCGGCCGCGGCCGCGACCGGCTGCCGCCGCGTGGTCTTCGCGTCCAGCGGCGGGGTTCTGTACGGCGAGGTCATCGCCCCGGCACCGGAAGAAACTCCTGCCGATCCGGTGAGCCCCTACGGGATCACCAAGTGGGTCGGCGAGCGGTACCTCGGGTTCTTCGCCCGCGAGCACGGGCTCACGACCGTCGCACTCCGCTACTCCAACGTCTACGGTCCTCGGCAGAATCCACACGGCGAGGCGGGAGTGGTCGCGATCTTCCTCAACCGCTGGCTCGCCGGGCAGCCCGCCACGATCAACGGCGACGGCCGCTACGTGCGTGACTACGTCCACGTCGCCGACGTCGCCCGGGCCAACGTCCTGGCGCTGACGGCCGGCGCCGAGGTCGTCGCCCCCGGCACGCTGACCGCGTTCAACGTCGGCACCGGGATCGGTGTCGACGTCGTCATGCTCGAGCAGCGGCTTCGCGCCGCATTCGAGGGCCTGCCTCACCGCGCCGCCGCGCCACGGCCCGCGCCGACGCCGCTCCACGGCCCGCCCCGGGCCGGCGACCTGCGCAGCAATCTCGTCGATCCCGGGCGGGCCGGCCGCCTCCTCGGCTGGCGCCCGACCGTCGATCTCGACTCCGGGCTGGCGGAGACCGCCGCCTGGTTCGCCGACCGCGCCGGGGCATGA
- a CDS encoding glycosyltransferase — MLILADIRALQDPLHARRGIGSHAALVLEALAEGGARIVGLTDPALPQPSAGVRRACVAIRPGFTEPEPGGPALFLQLSPMTHDTRAPARLLDRPNILPCAVVYDFIPRDHPARYLRRRSDLLHYAAAWQWLGAMRVFLPISASCADDLAAGLGIPRERIAVTGVSLRPAFEALLGGDAAGIPRPASAPGEYLLFVGGADWRKNVETVAAARARMAERHAAPATLVVAGGYPERQRQRIRAAAGHGVPGREAVLFLDHVNDAELAGWYRHALATVTASRAEGFSLPVIEAMACGSPVLVSDIPAHRELVADPAARFDPDDVDGLAARLETVTASAAERVRIVAGQAEVPRRFTAAAVGRRIRSAVEAAWRRQRGDRPAPRRRPAIAVLSPFPPDRSGVADYTAGMVEALAPHVDVDVYSEQPAALATPAVRRHCALGPAALLRSDYAAVVAVLGNSRFHGRILDLHTRHGGPCILHDSRLTDLYGWWHGTDGLRHRAEAELGRRITRRELAGWTDHPHTLPTLFLGEVVAAAAPLVVHSRALADSIESHYGTRPVHLPFCVQRPFSAAAVAPAARQAIRARLGVPRGRIVVVSLGIVSPLKAPEACIDAIAALVRRGRDVELRFVGRAGRQARALRARAARHGAAGRVHVSDEWVGEAEYRDWLLAADYGIQLRTHRFGGLSGALVDCVAAGLPTVANEDLAAALDAPVTVARVGDELAPESVAAALDAWIATGVDGGRDEAARATYTREHAFDRYATGLLETLGIAVAGARAAA, encoded by the coding sequence ATGCTCATCCTCGCCGACATCCGGGCGCTCCAGGATCCGCTCCACGCGCGGCGCGGCATCGGCTCTCACGCGGCGCTGGTGCTCGAGGCCCTCGCCGAAGGCGGCGCCCGGATCGTCGGGCTCACCGACCCCGCGCTTCCCCAGCCGTCGGCCGGGGTCAGGCGGGCGTGCGTCGCGATCCGCCCGGGGTTCACCGAACCCGAGCCCGGTGGGCCGGCGCTGTTCCTCCAGCTCTCGCCGATGACCCACGACACCCGGGCCCCGGCGCGCCTGCTCGACCGGCCCAACATCCTCCCCTGCGCGGTCGTCTACGACTTCATCCCGCGCGACCATCCCGCGCGCTACCTTCGGCGCCGGTCCGATCTGCTCCACTACGCGGCAGCCTGGCAGTGGCTCGGGGCGATGCGCGTGTTCCTGCCGATCTCGGCATCGTGCGCCGACGACCTCGCCGCCGGGCTCGGCATCCCCCGGGAGCGGATCGCCGTCACCGGCGTCTCCCTCCGCCCCGCCTTCGAGGCGCTGCTCGGGGGCGACGCGGCGGGGATCCCCCGCCCCGCCAGCGCTCCCGGCGAGTATCTGCTGTTCGTCGGCGGTGCCGACTGGCGGAAGAACGTCGAGACCGTTGCCGCCGCGCGGGCGCGGATGGCCGAGCGGCACGCCGCCCCCGCCACGCTCGTCGTCGCCGGGGGGTATCCGGAGCGGCAACGCCAGCGGATCCGCGCCGCGGCAGGGCACGGCGTCCCGGGCCGGGAGGCGGTGCTGTTCCTCGACCATGTCAACGACGCCGAACTGGCCGGCTGGTACCGCCACGCGCTGGCGACCGTCACCGCCAGCCGGGCGGAGGGGTTCTCGCTGCCTGTCATCGAGGCGATGGCCTGCGGGTCACCGGTGCTCGTCTCCGACATTCCGGCCCACCGCGAACTGGTCGCCGATCCGGCCGCACGGTTCGATCCCGACGACGTCGACGGCCTCGCCGCCCGGCTCGAAACGGTCACCGCATCGGCGGCCGAACGCGTTCGGATCGTCGCCGGCCAAGCAGAAGTGCCCCGCCGCTTCACCGCCGCCGCCGTCGGGCGACGGATCCGCAGCGCCGTCGAGGCCGCCTGGCGCCGGCAGCGCGGCGACCGGCCCGCTCCCCGACGCCGCCCGGCGATCGCCGTGCTCTCGCCGTTCCCCCCCGACCGCTCCGGCGTCGCCGACTACACCGCCGGCATGGTCGAGGCGCTCGCCCCCCACGTCGACGTCGACGTCTACTCCGAACAGCCGGCGGCGCTCGCGACGCCGGCGGTCCGCCGTCACTGCGCGCTCGGTCCGGCGGCGCTGCTCCGCTCCGACTACGCGGCGGTGGTCGCCGTGCTGGGCAATTCGCGATTCCACGGGCGGATCCTCGACCTCCACACGCGCCATGGCGGGCCGTGCATCCTCCACGATTCCCGGCTCACCGACCTGTACGGCTGGTGGCATGGTACCGACGGCCTCCGGCACCGCGCCGAAGCGGAGCTCGGCCGCCGGATCACGCGCCGCGAGCTCGCCGGGTGGACCGATCATCCGCACACGCTGCCGACGCTGTTTCTCGGCGAGGTCGTCGCTGCGGCGGCACCGCTGGTGGTCCACAGCCGGGCGTTGGCCGACTCGATCGAGAGCCACTACGGAACCCGTCCGGTCCACTTGCCGTTCTGCGTGCAACGGCCATTCAGCGCCGCTGCCGTCGCCCCCGCCGCCCGGCAGGCGATCCGCGCACGGCTCGGCGTGCCGCGCGGGCGGATCGTCGTCGTGTCGCTGGGAATCGTCTCGCCGCTCAAGGCGCCGGAGGCGTGCATCGACGCGATCGCGGCGCTGGTGCGGCGCGGCCGGGACGTCGAGCTCCGCTTCGTCGGCCGTGCCGGCAGGCAGGCCCGGGCCCTCCGCGCCCGCGCCGCACGGCACGGCGCCGCCGGGCGGGTCCACGTCAGCGACGAGTGGGTCGGCGAAGCCGAATACCGCGACTGGCTGCTCGCCGCCGACTACGGGATCCAGCTGCGGACGCACCGCTTCGGGGGCCTGTCCGGGGCGCTGGTCGACTGCGTGGCAGCCGGGCTGCCGACGGTCGCCAACGAAGATCTGGCCGCCGCTCTCGACGCGCCGGTGACCGTGGCCCGCGTCGGCGACGAGCTCGCCCCCGAGAGCGTGGCGGCGGCTCTCGACGCCTGGATCGCCACCGGCGTGGACGGCGGCCGCGACGAGGCGGCGCGCGCCACCTACACGCGCGAACACGCCTTCGACCGCTATGCCACCGGGCTCCTCGAGACCCTCGGCATCGCCGTGGCCGGCGCCCGGGCGGCGGCCTGA